The sequence below is a genomic window from Lolium perenne isolate Kyuss_39 chromosome 4, Kyuss_2.0, whole genome shotgun sequence.
cggCGCGGGGGGGCCACTGTCGcgccgtgacgtggggagggagccccctggctcccccgacgctgccccttcgcctatttatcccttcgtccccgaaaaccctagtaccgagagccaaaataccagaacagttccagagacgccgccgtcgtcaACCCCAActcgggggttcagaagatctcctccagcaccctgccgaagaggggaatcatcaccggagggctctacatcaccatgcccgcctccggactgatgcgtgagtagttcattcttggactatggatccatagcagtagctagagggttgtcttctcctattgtgccatcatgtttagatcttgtgactgtctatcatgatcaagatcctctatttgtaatgctacatgttgtgtttgttgggattcgatgaatatggaatactatgtcaagttgattattgatctatcttatatgtgttgtttatgatcttgcatgctctctgttgctagtagaggctttggccaagttgatacttgtaactccaagttggagtatttatgctagatagtgggttcatgtctccattgaatctgggggagtgatagcaacccctaaggttgtggatgtgatgttgccactagggataaaacaacaatgttttgtctaagaatatttgtattgtttacattacgcacagtacttaatgcaattgtctgttgcttgcaacttaatactggaaggggtgcggatgctaacccgaaggtagactttttaggcatagatgcatgatggatggcggtctatgttctttgtcataatgccctaagtaaatctcatagtagtcatcatgatatgtatgtgcactgttatgccctctctatttgtcaattgcccaactgtaatttgtttacccaacatgttatttattttattggagagacaccacttgtgaactgtggaccccggtccattcttttacatctgaaatacaacctacttcaatcattgttctcttttgttttctgcaagcaaacatcattttccacaccatacgtttaatcctttgttttcagcaagccggtgagattgacaacctcactgttaagttggggaaaaatagtttgattgtgttgtgcaggttccacgttggcaccagaatccctagtgttgcgccgcactacactccttcaccaacaaccttcacgtgatcttcatctcctactggttcgataaccttggtttcttactgaggggaaactcgctgttgtactcatcataccttcctcttggggttcccaacggacgtgtgctttaccgtcacaagcaggatcctcacgagggggagaagaagtaggggccatagggcggaaaaCACTagggatggtggtacgcgatttacccagcttcggaacactcgCACGATGTCAAGACCTACTGATGCTTGTCTGGAGTTATCTggacgctttcgcgttgttacaatgagttgtggttgtccctctagtgctcccgggatccggcttatgtaggcgcacagatctagggtttacatggagagtcctagccggattacaggttgcctaactacggtacaatgtcttgccgtgtacgtcaagaatCTGCCTTCcctctacgtcgtactggatccgggttcctcatgggctttCACGGATCCGAcctcctccgaaggtcggttgggatccggcttcctgatcctgggctggacctcATCctccatgatcaacagcaactgggccacccgatgggccacatgccacatcaccgtctatgggatacccgggcttgccggatctaggcactgtcgatggtacactcaGGAAGTATACCCACAGCAGGCCTTACTACAACCGCTCAAAATATGTCACGATTTATGGTGCTAGAGAGATGCCCTTGCAACGTGTGTGATTTAGATAGTGGCCAAACTTACATAGTGGTAAAAaaagcaagataaggaacattatgTTATTTTGGACACTTACAAAAtagaatctttactattaaatgggagttgatcgtttgacactcaacgcactttgatgGTCGTCATTAAAACAATCCGGACCGTCcgctaagactagtcacaatgcatagtatcatatagaagtatcatgcgaatgatactactacatgttactatctccacaatgcatggtatcatatactagtatcatagtctccatatattaatagttttgtagaatctcaatgcaaatatgtgtacaagatttacttgacattattttttctagtagtatgtgctatgatatggtatctacctatgatactagtacacTCTCCCTCATCCTTAATCGTGACCGCCACATCAAGATTTTCGCATTTACGCAAATGCGGtcgtgatactacctatgatactcccattgtgggtagtctaacTCATCAACATCGCGCACCGTAGGATTGCTCCACGATCTCGAATCCTCCCTCGAGCGAATCGTCGCATGAGGGTTTGGCGGCTAGCTCCAGTACGTCTCGTGGAAGAAACCCTCGTCATTGGCGGCGGCTTGTTCCACTTAGGGCGATTAGATCTGGCTGTGATCTCATCGCCATTGTTCCACCTCCTACCCACCCCGAGCGGCCTTCTACTCAACGCCCTCACCGCCGACTACTCTGGCTCCGTGCTGCCCGTGCTTTGCCAGCTTCTCGAATTTAGGTTGCTGATTTCTGATCCCCCACTTAAGCGTGACGAAATCCTGGTGATCCATGCCTCCACGGCTCCACCCAATCATGATCTGTAAGGGACGGAAATATGAGTTCGTCCTATCGGCGATGGAGATCCACCACCTGTTGATTCTGCACCCGTCGTCGCTGACGAGATGTTTCCACGAAGTAAACGATTTCGAGTTTGGAATTTTCATATTTTTCTTCTCTACATCGATTCAAATCTGTTGCGGTGTTTGGTGGCGAAGGTGGGATGATGGTTTTCCTCGGTTTTGCTCGATGTGTGCAGGACGGAGTACACTGGCTGGTTGAACACCTTCTCCCCAAGTCGATGTTGTTTCAGGTTGAGTACGCCATTGAGGCCATAAAGGTGAGATTCATTTTATTTAGTTATTTGGGAGGGGATCTATGCCGTAAGTGTTAAACTGCCGAGAGGCCGATGCTATATGGCGTTACGTTTGAGGCTTCATATGCTATTCTGGTGGATCTGTATTGCCAGCTTTAGCTGAGATAGATGTGCAAGATCGATGTACTGTATGTAAGTAAcacttatgatgttgatactccgGCTATTGATTGCAGTTGGGCTCGACCACGGTCAGGTTGAAGACTAAGGATGGTGTTGTCCTAGCCGGTGAGGAACGTGTGACCTCATCGCTGCTGGTAATTGCATCTTCACTTACCAATTCATTATGCTGGAGAAATAATACTTCAATTATATATGCTTATTACCCATTTGAATGTTTAGTTGCAAACCTTTCTGACTGAACGAGGGCTGGACTAACGACACGAGCTTCATCCGCTGCAAATGGAGGAGATGAATTAGAGAGAATCCATGGTCGTGCTTTCCTCCTGCCATTATACTCTATTTACTCATCCACCCCCTGTTTGAGGTAATACTTATATCGTACTCCTTCTTTGTGTTCAATTGTATCTAATTGTAGTTGTTAATCTTGCCTCTATGTGTGAGGGATCAATTTAGTTTACATGGCCCCAACCGCATATACGTCAACAATCTCTCGCCGAAGAAATGCAGCCAGTACGTGATGGGAGAGAGTACACAGACCAGTACACCATTGGCAACCACATCTAGCCGTCTTCACCACTCCAAGGACTGGTACTTACGCATGCCACAACGTGGTGCTACGTTGGCGGGCTTGCGGCCATGTTCCTCGACCTTTGCATTACCGTATCTGTCGCATCGTGTTCTTGCCGTCCGCACTCAACCTTTGCATTACCGTATGCTCAGCTAGGCATTGGCGGGCTGGCGGCTGGCCATTGTGTCTCTATGTCATCATCTTTTCTGATATCATCATGAAATATTCAGGCAACTACCAAATGTGATTAACGATGGAAGAACAAAGAACTGAAGTATTGAACTATATGTTCTCAAACTTGGAGGAGAaaacaccgaatcttcatcagtgCTGGACTACAGGTTTGCATAAACATCATTTAAAAGTGACTGCAAAAAGGTCATAAAAAGTCTCTGGAATTTTTTGGTTTCCTTTTTTGGACTTAAGTTTTGGGTGCAAACCTTTTCGTGGTTCCATCATGAAAGTTGGGACTTGGCAGTAAGAAACAGCACCTAGCTTAGCATGTGCATATGATTTCTCTTTATTAGTCCTTCTGTATGGTAACACATCCATCCACATGTAGTTTGAGGTTTTTTTTTGTGTCAAGCAAGTAGTTTGAATGTACAATATGGATTAGCACGAACAGAACGCGGGTTGCTCTGCTCCAATTTTTGCAGTCTTATATGTCACTTAATgtttttggttttccattttttcatACAATTAATGGAAACTTGGGGTTAGCAGGAATTAAAAAGGCTAACATTTATGTAATTAGTTATTAGTAAAAAAAATTAGTTAGCATTACTATGTCTTCCCATCAGTATtgatcttttattcttcttttccTATTTAGGTTATGATAAAATCTGGTTGACATATTCATTTTTTTCTGAATCGTGTGACTCTACGGTGCAGATCTGGTGCACACTAGATTTCACACAAGTCTAGAAGAACAAGGTACAAAAGGGACATGTAAGTTCCTCACAGCAGTAAAGCGGGTGCAAAATTTGGCTCCCTAATAGTTTTCCAAGAAAACATGAAATGTTTGAAGTGTATACCATGTTTCAAAACTTACGGTCCCAACAATCGTTTCATGGTTTAAAGTCTTAGGTCTGCAAGTGTTACTGTAAGTGATTGTGGTTATTTGTAGACTTTCTTCTCTCTACGGTTGCCAAGGATGAGTAATCAAAACGGGTGTGCTTTTTTATGTTTGCATTGAAAAGCACAGGTCAATACATTTGGATAAATTGAGATTTTTTTTTCCTTCACTTAGAGTAACATGTTCAAGTAAATTTCATGCGATTTGTATACCCATGAGAGTAGAGATTGCAATATTTCTCTGATCGATCTGCTTTGGCAGACTGCCGGTTTGTATTTGATCGATAACCTGTCGGTGTGTATTTCATGTTGTAATACTGCTCCGATCAATCCGCTTCTATATGCAGGGGTATTTTTGTGTTGTTTTGACCCTGTTTGGAAGAAAGGTTTTCCGAGCTAACCAATCAGAAATTACTAGGCTGTAAAAAAGTTCAGTATGATCCAAAAATAGTGCGTTTGGAAGCCAAATATTGGATCTGTATTAATCCGTTGGATCCTGTTATACACCCTAAAAAGAATATCACCTCAACCCCTTTAGTCTTTTTTATGTCTGATAGATGTCTGGGGAGCGGATTCTCCTAAGGATTGAGTCACCACCCCAGGCCCATGTCTCATCTGTTGGCCGTCACCATAGGTACCGCCAGCTCTTCAAGTTGTTGTGGGTGTCGCCTCCTCCTCCGTCGTCGCCTCCTCCATAGGTTGCCATCTACTCCTCCAACTCCTCCTCCATCGTCGCCTCCTCCACAGGTTGCCACCTACTCCTCCACGGTTAGACTTCCACACCCTGGACGGTTCCATTTGCTCGCCCAACGTCTTGATCCCATGGGGTTCGCAGTTCTGTTGATGGATCCAACCCACGTGTGGGGAAGTGATGTCATCCACCGCTGGTATGCTATGCTCAAAATCCTGCTAGCCAAACAAGACATTTCGAGCCAGAACTATACCCAAGTTTTTCGAGGTTTTATGGAGTTTAGTAGAATTCCCTTTGTGGTAAGTTCCACCGAGCTCCCAAACAGGACCTAGGGTTTTTAAATGCGGCGGGATTAGTGGGGTTAGTGAATCTGTACAAAATAGAATATATATTTTGGAGGCATTGGGGTGCTTAGCTTTTTGGTCAAGTTGGGGTATTTGAATCACTAACTCTATCTAGCTATTAGGCGTGATGTAGTAGTCATTTCAGATGAAAGGAAAAAAACCAAGATTATTGTCGATGAATACATAATGCGGGGAATCCATATATAGGCAATATTCGTTAATGAGAGGAGATGCACAATTGTGCATGTAGTAGGAAGAAATCGGCAACACACGATCACAACTGAATCAAGAGGTAGATTTGGAGAAGAAGATGTGAGGCCAAAACAAAGAATTTTGAGGATGAAGGGGCAAAATAAATAGGATTCTCAGCCTATTAAAACATTTCTCGATACATGTGTAAATAAAACATAACATCATCAATGTCACTACATGTTTATTGGTCAtttcgtagcaacgcacgggcattcaactagtttacTTAAATGCTTAGTCCATTCATCACAAAAGTAGTACTCCTACTTGAGGTTTCATGTCAAATTGATAAGTCTACCACTACGACTCAGTGGGAAAAGGTTAAAAGAAAACACAAGTTTAGCACCATGGTCGACGCCGTGGCGTGGGCCACTATCTTCTTTTTATTATGTGGTTCACTGTGAATCTGTGCAGAGATATGAACTTTGTGGCATTACAACGCATGTGATTTCGATATGCTTAGAGCATCTGCCACACGCGCTTTCCAAATAAGTGCCGGTACATACGATCGACAGCGCTATGGGGGTTGCCGGCGCCTACTCCCCAATTTAGTAGTGGTTGCACATATACCAGCAACCCCAGAGAATTTCCCAAAAATAGCTTTGAACACGAAAATATAATTAAATTACGGAATTTAATTCAAATTTACTACAAACTAGACTTAATACTATTTTAGTGGCagtcggttggggcgcgcgacaGGCCTACCTCATCGCCGTTCTTCCCCTTTGCCGCCTGAAGCTGTGCGCATCTTTCCGCCCTTACTTCACGCATCTGGCGGAGGAGCATGGCCGCCGGCGACGGTGGAACTTGGTGGTGGCGCTGCCACCTCAGCGTCGCCAACCACCGGCAAGACTAATCTTTCTGAGCGAGCCTCGCTTGCTCGCGGGTGGCTGCCTTGGCCTAGCGCTAAGCGTTGAGCTCAAGTAGTTTCTGCCGCTTGTCCGCCATGAGGAGACGACCCGCCTCTTCCTTGGCCTCCGTGGGCGCGAGATCTCGACGGCGTGCTCGAAGTTGGCGTCGTTGATGAACTCGAGCTATTCCTCCTGCAGCCCCCGGAAGCCCAGCACGTTGAAGGAGGCCatgatcgccgcctgctccgggtcacCGTGGACCTCCTGCTCCTTGCCCCACTGCGCCACCTACTCCGTCGCCTCGGCTACTGCGTCTGCTATGAACGCATCATTCCACTTGTCGAACTGGGAGTCGTCGGAGTTGAAGTCCGGTAGCTCGAACTTTGCGCCGGATTGCTGCGGGCCACGGGCTCAGATCACAGTGGTTGTAGTTGTGGTGGTGGTTGCGGCGCACGACCGTTCCAGCCTAGCATTGAATACGTGGTCGCCAGCCGCCGCGACATTGTTCTGGATATGAGAGCATCGGTGGTGGAGAGGAGAGGCTAGTGCAGCAGCGGGGCTAGTCGGTGGTGGCGAGGAGAGGCTAGTGCGGCATAAATAGGTGGAGCCAGCAGACGGCAGAGCATCCGAGGCGTCACATTTATAGCGTCGTCTGCGCGTGGAGAACAGGTGACTTCGTCGGCAACAGACGCCAAAGCATCCAAGGCATCACATTTATGGCGGCGTCTGCGCTTGGAGAGCCGGTGGCTTCATCGGGAACCGACGATAGAGCATACGAGGCACTGCATTTGAGTCGCTGATATGGCTGGTCCGCGGACGTTTTCCTACGTGGCGCGAGGTGCCGGCACGCCCATTCGGAGCCCCAcgtgaaggggccggcacgggattACCGACGATTTTATTGGGCTCGAAACGGCGCCGGCGCTTTCAATTTTACTGCCGATCCCCAAATTGCTATTGGAAAGGTTATTGGACTCCCTGGTGAAGATGATCTTACCTTTGAAATCCCCAGAGTTGTAAAAAagcaaagaaaaaacaaaaatgagaGTTCAGATACACTCTCTATCAATCCAGCGAGGGCCGATAGACGAGGAGGGCGCAGACGGAAACgagcactggtagaaaaaggggctttagtcccggttcgcaactgccattagtcgtggttgcgcaaccgggaccaattaagcgcgact
It includes:
- the LOC127296900 gene encoding proteasome subunit alpha type-5; protein product: MPPRLHPIMICKGRKYEFVLSAMEIHHLLILHPSSLTRCFHEDGVHWLVEHLLPKSMLFQVEYAIEAIKLGSTTVRLKTKDGVVLAGEERVTSSLLLQTFLTERGLD